DNA from Symphalangus syndactylus isolate Jambi chromosome 22, NHGRI_mSymSyn1-v2.1_pri, whole genome shotgun sequence:
AGAGCCGTGGCACTCATGCCCTGTCTAAATGGGCAGCCTGGCACCACCATGTAGGAATGCAGGCCCAGCACTGCCTGATCGTCAtgtttttcaagagaagccagagTTTCAGATTATATTGTTAAATCTCCcaattttcaaatattcagaactgattttttaaacagtttttttttttgatatggagtctcactctgtcacccaggctagagtgcagtggcatgatctcgtctcagcacaacctccacctccccagttcaagcgattctcctgcctcggcctcccaagtagctgggattacaggcatgcaccaccacacttggctaatttttgtatttttagtagagacggggtttcaccatgttggccaggctggtctcaaactcctgacttcaggtgatccacccgcctcagcctcccaaagtgctgggattacaggcatgagccactgcacctggccattttaaacagaaaatttttaaatggcaaaactaATTGTTAAGTGGAAAGCCCtttgttacagctcttttagaattGGTCTAGCAAGTGAAGACCAGAACCACCCcccactaaaaaaataaaaataaaatggaaagcccTATACCAGCCCCACAAATCACATCAGCAGCCCCCACCTGATGCCAGTGCCCCCTCTGCTAGAGCAGCAAGGCCCACTGCAGAAGCCATGAGCTGAGCCACCTGGGGCCCCCGGAGCCTGCTCTTGCCCATCGGAGGGACAGAGGAGCTCTGAGGGAGTTTTGCTCAATGTGCAAGTCCAGATGAAGCATTTTCGGTAAAGCTCTCCTGGTCTCTCCTGGCTCCTTCTTTTCCCACCCTGACCCTGTATGAGGCCCTCAGGGACCCATGGGTCAAGCAACAATGCAGGCCACCACCTCGAGAGCATGCCCCTAGGCAACCCCAAATCCTGGTCATCTACTCCCTGGATTATCTGCCTCCTGGAGAAACCAGAGCCCAGATCTCTTTCCCTGAGATAACCCAGACTTTAGAACCAAAGAGCtgagagaccccgtctcttcaGGGAGGCGCTTGCACCTAGAGGAGTCTCTGGGAAGCAGATGGAGATATGGGACAGACGCATCTTGAAAAAGCCCCCAGATGCCTCCCTATGGAGGACCTCACCCACCCACATCACCAGCAGGAGCTTGGGACATACCTAACCATGGGGGGGTGACCGTTGTCGTCCCTGCACAGAACGTCCAGCGAGTCCTGACTTTCCAGCCGCTGCGCTTCATCCAGGAGCACGTCCTCATCCCTGTCTTTGACCTCAGCGGCCCCAGCAGTCTGGCCCAGCCTGTCCAGTACTCCCAGATCAGGGTGTCTGGACCCAGGGAAACCGCAGGAGCTCCACAGCGGCACAGCCTGTCTGAGATCACCTACTTAGGGCAGCCGGACATCTCCATCCTCCAGCCCTCCAACGTGCCGCCTCCCCAGATCCTCTCCCCACTGTCCTATGCCCCAAACGCTGCCCCTGAGGTCGGGCCCCCATCCTATGCACCTCAGGTGACCCCCGAAGCTCAACTCCCATTCTACACCCCACAAGCCATCTCTAAGGTCCAGCCTCCCTCCTATGCCCCTCAAGCCACTCTGGACAGCTGGCCTCCCTCCTATGGGGTATGCATGGAAGGTTCTGGCAAAGACTCCCCCACTGGGACACTTTCTAGTCCTAAACACCTTAGGCCTAAAGGTCAGCTTCAGAAAGAGCCACCAGCTGGAAGCTGCATGTCAGGTGGCCTTTCTCTGCAGGAGGTGACCTCCTTGGCTATGGAGGAATCCCAAGAAGCAAAATCATTGCACCAGCCCCTGGGGATTTGCACAAACAGAACATGTGACCCAAATGTGCTACACAGTGGGGAGGAAGGGACACCACAGTACCTAAAGGGCCagctccccctcctctcctcagTCCAGATCGAAGGCCACCCCATGTCCCTCCCTTTGCAACCTCCTTCCCGTCCATGTTCCCCCTCGGACCACGGTCCAAGTCCCTGGGGCCTGCTGGAGTCCCTTGTGTGTCCCAGGGATGAAGCGAAGAGCCCAGGCCCTGAGACCTCAGACGTGGAGCAGCCCACAGAACTGGATTCTCTTTTCAGAGGCCTGGCCCTGACCGTGCAGTGGGAGTCCTGAGGGGAATAGGAAAGGCTTGGGGCTTCCTCCCTGTCCCTCCCCAGTGTCACATCCTTGGCTGTCAATCCCATGCCTGCCCACGCCACACACTCTTGCGGTCCAGCCTCAGACGGGTGCCCttgagagaagcagagagagtggCATGCAGGGCCCCTGCCATGGGTGCGCTCCTCACCGGAGCAAAGCAGCATGATAAGGACTGCAGCGGAGGAGCTCTGGGGAGCAGCCTGTGTAGACAAGCGCGTGCTTGCTGAACCCTGCAAGGCAGAAGTGACAGTGCAACGAGGAAATGCAGGGAAACCCCCGAGATCCagagccccacctcctaacaccctGGATTCAAAGTGCTCGGGGAATTTGCCTCTCCTTGCCCCATCCCTGGCCAGTTTCACAATCTAGCCCAACAGAGCATGGGGCCCCTGCCTCTTCTGTCATTGCTCAAAGGTGAGAAGACAGCCTGGAAAAGAACACCctgtgggaggctgggcagaaCCAGAACAACCTGCACTTCTGCCAAGGCCAGGGCCAGCAGGACGGCAGGACTCTAGGGAGGGGTGTGGCCTGCGGCTCATTCCCAGCCAGGGGAACTGCCTGACGTTGCGCGATTTCAGCTTCATTCCTCTGATAGAACGAAGCAAAATGCAGTCCACCAGGGAGGGAGACACACAAGCCTTTTCTGCAGGCAGGAGTTTCAGACCCTATCCTGAGAATGGGGTTTGAAAGGAAGGTGAGGGCTGTGGCCCCTGGACGGGTACAGTAACACACTGTACTGATGTCACAACTTTGCAAACTCTGCCTTGGGTTCAGCCCATCTGGGCTCAAATTCCAGCCTCaccacttacaagctgtgtgacttCAAACAAATGAATCAGTGCCCAgaacctcggtttcctcatctgtaacatggggcTCATAAAACCTACCTCATGGAGTTGTGGTGAAGATGAAATTAAGTCATGTCTTTAAAGTGCTCAGTAGTGCCTGGTACATGGGCAGTGCCCAATAAACGGTAGCTATTTcctgttgtgatttttttttaaaaaaactacgtTACACAAGGAGTGACCCCCTCCCCCAATTCGGATTGGCTTCAGATGCACCTGGCATTTTCTCATGGGCTTAAATGACCTGGATTTCCTCAGGACAGGCAAAGCCAGAGGGGTCTTGGGTGGGAAAGAGGAGGGACTGCAGGGCCTTCTAGAGACAGAGTTCAGAGACAAATGATGGGGAACCTTCTCCCTGAGATCGTAGGCAGAAGCCATTGTGGGTGGCAGTGGTGATCTCAGATGGCCTCTGTCCATCCAGCCTCCCTGAGCCCCCACAGAGGCAGTATTGCACACTCTGTGCTCTCAGACTGCTGCCATACCCTCTGCATCACTGCATCTCAGACGACCCCTACCATGAGGAAGCCAAAGCCCAGAGGGAGAGGGGACCTACCTGAGATCCCGCTATTGAGGCTGTGACGGAGTTGGAGCGCAGACCTAGGGCTTTCAGTCCTCATTGAGAGAGGAAGCTTTCCACACTTGCTTGGATTCTTGGAGGATGAGACTAGTGGAGGCTAAGGAGGGGAGGCCTCCTAATGAGGTCCCCAAGGCACAACTGCTCCTGGTCACCTTGCTccaaagtcttctttttttttccttttggagaaagggtctcaccctgtggcctaggctggagtgcagtggcatgaacacggttcactgcagccttgacctcctggactcaagtgatcctcctacttcagcctcccgagtagctgggactacaggtgcatgccaccatgcccagataatttttggtatttttggtagagacggtttcgccgtgttgcccaggctggtcttgaactcatgggctcaagtgatcctcttgcctcagcctcccaagtagttggaattacaggcgtgagccaccacacctgacctccaAAGCCTTTTCTGAACATTTCTGAGAAAGAGGATGGAACACCAGTCGCCCCAGAGGGACCCTTCCCAGAGTGGACAGTGTCCTTCTCTTCCTAGCTAcatctcctcttctcttccccacccctcccctttcCTGGGACACAGTGACAGGTGGTGGTGTTCTTATCTGATGGTAATCAATGTTTAACATCTCCTCGGTGTCACTGGTTTAGACCCAACACCTCTGTGCAGAGGGATGGGTCTACCTGGGCAGCCCCCCCAGCCCATTCACCCTCCACGGCAGCCAGGTCAGCCGGATGAcggctcccctctccccacccactgCAAACAAGTCTACTTCCTGTTGCTTGGGTCACACTTGGCCAAAGGTTAACTGTCTTCACCTTGTTTATTAGTGGAAAACAACCTAACAGGTGGACTATTCTCACCAAGTGAGACCCGGTAGCTACAGAAGTTTTTTATTAAGACCAGGTgcagtgattcacgcctgtaatcccagcactttgggaggccgaggtaggtggatcacctgaggtcgggagttccagaccagtccggccaacatgatgagatcccctctctaataaaagtacaaaattagctgggcatggtggcaggcgcctgtaatcccagccgcttgggaggctgaggcaggaggatcacttgaacccgggcggcaggggttgcaatgagccaaaatccagccattgtagtccagcctgggcaacagagcgggactccatcccaaaaaagaagtttttttatTAAGAGCCATAAATATCTCTTCCAACTCACAGTAACACGAAGCTCTCTGCCCTCCTCTGGGTGACAAACATTTCAGAAATGATTCTGGGAGGGTGGAGTCTGAGTGTCTGAAGAGAGGGGTGGATGGCTTCGAGTCTGTGACTCAGCCCTCCTCAGGTTGGCCCTGTCTCCACTGAGGGGCAGGGACCAGGCTGCATGACCCCTGAggtcccctgcctcccaggcagcCCAGGCCTGCAGATGGAGCTGGAACCAGCCAGAAGGCAGAGCGTCCGCGTACCCTGGAGCTGGCTGGGGACCTCATCATTCCTGAGAGTCCTGGGTCCGATCCCATTTCCAGGAATCTCCACAGCCCCACCCTGCCCAGCGAGAGAGGTGATTCTCCAAGTTGTCACTTGCCTGCAAGGTATGGCAGAGTCAAGCCCAGGAATCAATGACTAGTAATATAATAGTAGCAGTAGTCAAAGCcataagaaagagaagaagtcaaCTGTGTTGCTTGGCACTTATGTACTTGATCATTCATCCTCCTGGCACCCTTCTCTCCATGACAGGTTGTATTATTGATATTTCACAAAGGAGGAAAATGTGGCTCAGAGAGATTACTTGCCCTAGTTCATGAAAATACTCTGGGAagcttactaaaaatacagcttccccaaccccaccccagacctgctaAACTCATAGTTTCTAGGAatctggttgtttgtttttgaggcagagcctcactttgttacccaggctggattgcggtggcatgatcacagctcactgcagcctctacctcccctggctcaggtgatcctcccacctcagcctcccaagtagctaggactacaaacacgcaccaccaagcctggctaacttttgtattttttgtatttttgccaacaggtttcaccctgttgatcgggctggcctcgaactcctggacccaagtgatcctctgccttggcctcccaacgtgctggggggaatctgtatttttcataAACTTCTTTGGTGATTCCTCTGAAGCAAGTTGAGGGAACAGTGCCATTACACCATCACTTTCTCCATAGCCTCAAATCAGCACCCTAGAGGGACCCCAATTACACCCGCTGTTGCAACAGAGTTGAGGATGGGGGTACTGCATGGCTGTGATGCCTGCAAACCTCTGACCGCCTGAGCTCCCAACTCTAGGAACATACAGGGCTGGCCTGAGTTTCCACCCAGAGAATTGGGCCAGCAGGATTGGAGCTCCTCCAGATTCCCAGACAGCCAGAGCCTCTGTGTCCCTCCCAAGTCTGAGTGTCAACCTGGACAGGGAGACTATGGCCTGATGTCACCAATGCTTGTCCCCTGTTGCTGTCCCCACCTGCATTCCAGACCATGGGACAGAAACAATAAGTTGAGGCAGGTATAGCCAGAGAGATGGaggcagcccccacctcccccgCTGGTGCTGATGCGGATGAGACAACTCTGAGACCCCAGAGCTGCTGCTCAGCCCCTTTGACTACTGGAGCCCATTTTCCCTTCCCACTCTAAGGAGCAAGGGGGCGTAAGGAAGATAAGCTTTGGCCAGTCCGTATGAGAAGAACAGCAGTTGGAATTAACTGGAATGCAAGAGCAACAGAGGGAGGGACCGGAGACTGAAGCAGGTACAGTGTCGCCACAGGCGGGGAGAAAGCCACAGGCTTGGTTGCTATTGGAGATACAGCACGGAGGTTCAGAGCAGTCAGTTTGTTCTTAACGGTCATAAGTCCAGGGaagggaataaaagagaaaagaaggagaagggagaaagaagaaagatgaacCAGGTTCTATAGTACATATTTTACACATTTAACCTCATCTGAGTCTCCCAGCCATTCTGCAAGATAGGCAattgctatagtctgaatgttggAGTCCCccaaaaatttatatgttgaaacatcGTGTAATAGTAGCAAGAGGTGGGACCTTGGGGAGGCCATGAAGGCTATGCCCTCAATAACGGGATCAAGAGGCCAGCATGGTGattcacgccagtaatcccagcactttgggaggccaaggtgggaggatcccttgaggccaggagtttgagaccagcctgggcaacatagtgagaccctgtctctacaaaaaatgcaaaaattagcctggtgtggtggtgtgtgcctgtagtcccagctactcaggaggctgaggtaggaggatcacttaagcccaagaggttgaggctgcagttagccatgattgcaccactgcactccagtctgggcaacagagcaagatcctgtcttggggaaaaaaaaaaaaaaggaatgggatTGATGCCCTTAGAAAAGAGATTGAAGAGAGTGCCCTAGCCCCTTCCACCACATGAGGACTCCACAAGAGGCACCATCTATGAGGCAGAGAGcaagtcctcaccagacactgaatctgctagcaccttgatcttgaacttcttggTCTCCAGAACcgtaagaaataaacttttattatttataaatgactCTGCCTaatgtattttgttgtagcagcccaaatgaactaagacagtaaccattcactgattcatttttccttttgttttttttttggagacggagtctcgctctgtcgcccaggctggagtgcagtggcgccatctcggctcactgcaagctctgcctcccaggttcacgccattctcctgcctcagcctcctgaatagctgggactacaggcacctgccaccacgcccggctaattttttgtatttttttgtagagagggggtttcaccgtgttagccaggacggtctagatttcctgacctcatgatcccccgcctcggcctcccaagtgctcggattacaggcgtgagccaccgcacccagcccactgattcatttttaaacaaatgtgaatTGAGGGCCAGGTGTATGCCAAGCACTCTTCCCGCGGGTAGGGATATGGTCAGGCAGGGAAGTTCTCTGCTGTCTTGGAACGTGTCCTCCActtacagagaaagaaactggGGCCCAGAAAGGAGGCCAAGTTCCCCCTGTTAGTGATTGAGGCACCAGAGGGTGGGATTTAAACCAAGGCTTGTATAACATCAAATCATCTAATCTCTCTGCTCAGCCGCATGACCTTAGGGTTGGCCATGTTTACAGAGGTTCCAGTGATGACTGAGTGCTTCACTGGGGTAACGTCAACAAAGGGATACGTGGGAATCCCACCCCTAGAAGCATGGGGTAAGAGAAAGCCATCAGCATTCCTAGAGCTTTCATTTAGCAAACGTCCGTCCggggccagacactgtgctagaggTTTCACGGTTCTtggttgaacattttttcttttcttttcttttcttttgagacaaagtttcactcctgtcacccaagctggagtgcaatggcgccatctcagctcactgcaacgtccacctcctgggttcaagcgattctcctgcctcagcctcccgagtagctgggattacaggcgccccccaccacacccggctaatttttgtatttttagtagagatggggtttcaccacgttggccaggctggtcacaaactcctgacctcaggtgatccacctgcctcggcctcccaaagtaatggggtTACTCACCGGCTTATCCTCTGAGACCTGACCCAGGTGCACCTTCCTGATCACCTCCTGTCGTAAGTGCCTGACTTCCCTTGTAGGTTAGGGCCTGGCACAGGGTAGGTGCCAATGAATGTGAGGGGGAAAGAATTGAGATTGAGGGAATGGCAGGGCAGGGCAAAGGGTGGGAAGAGGTGTGGTGCTGAACACCTATTAACCTCAGTAGGGAAGGCACCAGGTTTGAGAGGCCAAAGAAAAGATCCATAGCCAGCAAACGAAACATGGGGgtttcaggaggcggaggttgcagtgagctgagatcatggcactgtactcctgcctggacaacaaagcgagactgtgactcaagaaggaaggatggaaggaaggaaggaaggaaggaaggaaggaaggaaggaagggaggaaggagaaagaagaaggaaggaaggaaggaaggaaggaaggaaggaaggaaggaaggaaggaaagaaggaaagaaggaaagagaaagaaaggaaggaaggaaggaaaaagaaaggaaagaaagacaggaagagagagagaaagaaagaaagagaaagaaagaaagagaaagaaggaaggaaggaaggaaggaaagagggagggagggagggaaagaaggaaggaaggaaagagggagggaggaagggaaagaaggaaagaaggaaggaaggaaagagagagagaaagaaagagagaaggaagggaaggaaggaaaggaaggaaggaacatggGAGTTTGTTAGGGGCTTGCTACAGGAGAGAGAGTCCGCTGGTGGTGAACTGGACAGGAGAACCGCCTTACATACAGAAATGGTCCAGGGGCGGTGGGCTGGACAACATACCAGTGGCGGCCGACTGGGCAGGAAAACCTCAGCCCCTTGAAAACAGCATGCAGTTTATAGagcattttcacttaacacccTCCCCTAATGACCTCCACCTGGCAATCTTCATTTAACCCGAAACGCAGGGCCTCAATCCCCTGTATGGCCAGTGTTCCACCAGAAGGGATGGGGCAGGGGCTCAGATATTCATCGCAGGTAAGAAACAGGTTGGCTACTCCCAGATTCCTTGGCTAGGAATGCATATTCAGGTCTTCCACACAGGGTCATTCTTGGGGTGTGCTTCAGTTATCCCTGTCAGGTGCGTTTACCCTATAAGAGGGCCCTGCATTGGCCACTCTGGCAGCCTGAGCAGTTTGGACAGTGAAGCAGTAGGTGGCTCCCCAGCTCCTCCTGCcggcaccacaccacacacacatgacTGTGGTCAGGGCGGGGGCCGTGTAGTAACTACCGGAGTGGTGGAGGGACCAGGAGCCACACATTGCTGTTTTAGCCAGTGACAACTTCTGAGCATGAAACACTCACTTTTAGGTCATATTCCTTCCACCGTCTTCATGAAGTCCGGGGGCCCAGTCTCACTGTCTCCGTTTTTCAGAAGGCAGTCAGTTCAGGGAAGCTGAGCGCCTTCCCCAGGGCACCCAGTCAGCCGGAGCAGAATTCAGATCACAACTCCCGACAGCTGAGAACGCCGCACAGGATCTGCCCTCCACACGACCATGCCTGAGCCATTCCCTCCTTTCCATTTTAACAGGGGCTCGGGTTGGGCAGAAACGACCCAGCTGAGGGGAGGAGCAGTGTGGGGGGACACGGGGGACAGCTCCACCTGTCGCTGCtgcccagcaggctggagacacGGAACGGCCCCTCCCCTTGGGCCCCGTCCCCCATGCCATAGTTCTCATCCATTGTCATCGTACTGTCTCAGCACTGCTATATTTAAGACAGTGCAGTCTCCGGGATCGCATTCTTCTCCCAGTGCCCGCCGAGCCGAGGGCAAGAAGAGAACAAGGACCCTCTCGGCTCCCGGAATCTTCTCCCCAGAGACTCCTAAGTGGGCACACTGCTTCTGTGAGTCACCCCCGGAAatcagggctggggagggatgCCTCCTAAGAGTCAGCTACTGGAGAGTGATATCtgtgggtgcgtgtgtgtgtgtgtgtgtgtgcgcgtgtgtgtgtttgtgtgtatgtgtgttgtgtgttgtgaAAGGAGCCTGGGAAATTTGTGCTGAGGCAGCACCCGAGTGAAAATGGGAGGGGATTCCAGAAACCCCTGCCCCATCCCACTGTTCTGTGTGGCCCTGGGTCTTCTGAGAGTTGAGCTGTCTGTGATGTgaaagttgcaaaaaaaaaaaaaaaagagtgggggcTGCCCTGGGAACTGGAGTCTTTGCTGCGATGGAGCAGCGATAAGCGGGAGCCAGGCTAAGCTGGCAAGTTCCACGAACTTAGAGCGGAGCTGGCTGAGCCCGGCTTGGCCAACCCCACAGGCAGGGAAAGAGAGCGAGTCCTCGCATCCCAAATCTTAGAGCTGGAAGGGATTTCATCCAGTGCCTGGcaggaaaccgaggcccagacGGGAAAGGAGTTGCCTCAGCTCATGATTGGCAAGGGCAGGATTCGGCCTCGCGGAAGCTGGTGGAGCCCCTGGCTAAGAACACGTCCTGGCCTGTGCCGCCCGCCGCCCGCAGGATGTGTCTCTGCTCCCGgccaccccccgcccccaacgCAGCTTCCCTGCCGGCAGTTCTCGGAGGGATCTTGGCTCAACTGCTGTGCATTTCTCTTTCCCTCGTGAAGAAGGGGAGAGGCCTCCTCGGCAGATGGAGGCTTGGGAGGAAAGCAGAGGGGAATCGGGAAGGCTACGCAGTGGGACCTCTGGCCCAGATTTTTGCACCCCAAGAGAGAGAAGCAGGGGCAGTTTCCCCTCCACGCAAGCACACACAGTGTTCTGGGAAGAGGCACCCTGGTCCTTCGGGAAAGAGCAGGGAGGCCTCAAACTTGTCCCTGCTTAATCCCACGCATCAGTCAGTGCTTTAAAAAGAATTGGTGGCTCATCCACTAAAGCCAGGGGTCTGATTGCCAGAGGCCCTGAGGTCAGGGACGAGTGCCAGGCCCCTGCCTGCTGTGCTAATCGGGAACAGAGCATCCAGAGGAAGGGAGCCAGTGGCTGGTGCCAGGGAATGTTAACTCTCAGCCACTGGAGCCAGGGCCATCGTGTCCCAGGAAAGctggggcagagtgggggtcCTCACTCCACCTAGGGTGGTACCCAGCAGCTCTCCTCCTGGGCCATGAGGAAGAAAGAGCAGAATGAGCAGGGCTAGCCACTTCTTTTGGTGCAGAGAGAACTTCTTCCAACGGGAGGGAGTGATACGAAGCCAAAGAGGGCGACTGTCCCATTATGTCATTTGAGATGATTAGCAGGAGCCCAGGGAGCTTTAGGGGCAGCCCTTGGTCCCAGCTAACCCTGCAGCCATCCATTCTGTTTTTCCTGATGCCCACAACTGCAGACATCCAAAAGGAGCAAACTTCTAGGAAGTAGAAGGGGTAAAAGCCCACTAAGACTGACCCTCCACAGCCCGAGCCCCAGACACCCCCATCACATGCCCCTTCCAGGCCAAGGACTCTCCAATAAAGCCAGTGGGCTCACCTTCCATGTCATGGACTTAGAGAAATGGTCACCTGGATGCTGTGTTCACATCCAGGCAGAAGATAGcctacacgtgcacacacacatacacacacacatacacacacacacacacacacacacacacacactgccaccTCCAGCAGGCCCCTCAAGAGAGGCAGGGGCCAGACAGAGCTGACCCCACAGAAACTGACAGgagcaggccaaggcaggcagtcaTCCCTCTTCTGTTTCCATCCCCATGCCTGGGCAAGAACCCTCCCATGCCAGAAGCCTGCAGACCAGAATTCCCACCTGGAGGAGGTGTGAAAGCCATTCCAGGGATTCCAGCTTTAGCATCAGAGGGGCCCTCAGAGACCCAGCAGTGACTGAAGCCCGGATATGAGAAAACTTAGTGCAAAAACCCACAGCCAGCGGGCGCACGGGCCTCCCATACCCCTCGTTTGCCTCTCCGTATCCGTGGATCCACTTCCTGAGCCTCCCCTGGGTCAACGTGAT
Protein-coding regions in this window:
- the IL22RA1 gene encoding interleukin-22 receptor subunit alpha-1 produces the protein MRTLLTILTVGSLAAHTPEDPSDLLQHVKFQSSNFENILTWDSGPEGTPDTVYSIEYKTYGERDWVAKKGCQQITRKSCNLTVETGNLTELYYARVTAVSVGGRSATKMTDRFSSLQHTALKPPDVTCIPKVRSIQMIVHPTPTPIRAGDGHQLTLEDIFHDLFYHLELQVNRTYQMHLGGKQREYEFFGLTPDTEFLGTIMICVPTWSKESAPYMCRVKTLPDRTWTYSFSGGFLFSMGFLVAVLCYLSYRYVTKPPAPPNSLNVQRVLTFQPLRFIQEHVLIPVFDLSGPSSLAQPVQYSQIRVSGPRETAGAPQRHSLSEITYLGQPDISILQPSNVPPPQILSPLSYAPNAAPEVGPPSYAPQVTPEAQLPFYTPQAISKVQPPSYAPQATLDSWPPSYGVCMEGSGKDSPTGTLSSPKHLRPKGQLQKEPPAGSCMSGGLSLQEVTSLAMEESQEAKSLHQPLGICTNRTCDPNVLHSGEEGTPQYLKGQLPLLSSVQIEGHPMSLPLQPPSRPCSPSDHGPSPWGLLESLVCPRDEAKSPGPETSDVEQPTELDSLFRGLALTVQWES